In Rosa rugosa chromosome 4, drRosRugo1.1, whole genome shotgun sequence, the genomic stretch GGTTTGATTTTTCCGGTGGTTTCTGGCGGCGAGGGGCGGAGAGAAATGAGCATTTGGGGCGATGACTACGATGTCAACCAACCCCAACACCAGTTCCAGTCCCAAAGACCAGACCAATTCCCGATCACCCAAAAGCCGGCGGTGGCGGCAGAGCCAGGTGGCGACGGCCGTGATAGCCATAGCGGCGCTCTTGATCTCCACGGCCGCGTGGCTCTCTCTGGTGTTCTCCGGCAGTCCTCCGTCGCTCACCGTCGCCCGCTTGCAGAACAAGGCACCGGCTCCGTCTTTTGCTCAGTACCGAAACGACAGCGTTGCGGTTTCCGAAGACGAAGAGTGGAGCGACGAGGAGGAGCTGAGCCTAGACGACGTCGTTTTCGGGATTGCCGGGTCGTCCGGGCTCTGGAAGCAGCGGAAGGAGTACGTCAGGCTGTGGTGGCGTCCGGACGACATGCGCGGCCACGTCTGGATGGACGAGAAAGTCCCTGAAGAAGAAAACGACGAGTCGTTGCCTCCGATCATGGTGTCCGAGGACATCTCGAGGTTCCGGTACACAAACCCGACGGGTCACCCGTCGGGGCTCCGAATCTCCCGCATAATTTCCGAGTGCTTCCGCCTCCTCCTGCCCAAAGTCCGGTGGTTCGTGCTGGCGGACGACGACACCATCATCAACGCCGATAACCTCGTCGCAGTTCTGAGCAAATACGACGCGTCGGAGATGGTTTATGTGGGGAGTCCATCGGAGAGTCACTCTGCCAATACTTATTTCAGTCATTCCATGGCTTTTGGCGGTGGGGGTATTGCGATTAGCTATCCTCTGGCGAAGGCTCTCTCTGAAATTCAAGATGAGTGTCTCGAGAGGTACCCGAAACTCTATGGAAGCGATGATCGACTCCATGCCTGCATTACTGAGCTTGGGGTTCCTTTAAGTAGAGAGCCCGGCTTTCACCAGGTACTGCATTCCTGAACTTGAATTGCTTAATTAGTTGATTAGCTAGTATTGGTTAAGTAGTTTTCGGGTTATTCTAGACTTGCTTAATTAGTTAGTTGATGGATTGTTCTAGCACTGCTTAGTAGTTAGTTGATGAGCTGTTCGAGCATTGCTTCAATACTTGATTTGTTGTTCTAGCACTGCTCTATTAGTAGATGGGCTGGGTTGGTCAAGCACTGCCTGATTACTTGGTTTGATATTCTAGTGTTGCTTTTGTTAGTAGATGGGTGGTTCTAGCATTGCTTACTCTGTTGAGTTGGGTTGTTCTTGCAGTACGATATCAGAGGTAATGCACACGGTCTTCTATCTTCTCATCCGATAGCACCATTTGTGTCGATTCACCATGTTGAAGCTGTGGATCCTTTTTATCCTGGTTTAAACTCTCTACAAAGTTTGAAGCTGTTTACACATGCTATGAGACTCCAACCCAGCAGCTTTTTGCAGCGATCCATTTGTTATGATCACCGATACCATCTCACATTTTCGGTTTCTCTTGGTTATGCGGTCCAAGTCTTCCCACAAATCGTGCTTCCTCGTGACCTCGAGCGATCAGAGCAGACTTACTCTGCTTGGAATGGAATCACCACGAGGAATGAATTTGATATGGACACCAAAGACGTGTACAGGTCTGTTTGTAAGAAGCCCATTCTGTTCTTCTTGAAAGATATTAGGTCACAGGGTAATGCTACTTTGGGTTCATATATGAGGAGTAGAGCAAAAGATGATTTCAAAAGAACAGTTCTATGCTTTCCCCGATCCCGGCATTTGCGCCATCTGCGAAAAATTCAGGTTTTGGTTCATCCACTCACCAAGAAATGGCATTTGGTATGTTTCTTCACCTAGGCGTTTCTGCCATATGCACTGAAGTGAATAACTTGACTTGTCAGTTTAGTTTTAGTGATATCTTGAATACATTATACACAGGTACCGCGCCGGCTATGTTGCCAACTGAACCAAAAGAGTGACGAATTCCTTAGATTAGAAGTTGGACAATGTGCTAAGGGAGCTTCTGGTTCTATTACTAATTTTAAATGACTGCTTGGTAGATGGTAGTGCTCATTGGATTCTGACATGAACAACTTGGTAGAAGGCCCCCCACCGTTATGTGTGGCCACAGTGAAAGGCTTTGAACTTGCTGTTATTCATTCAGCTGACGTCTGTCAAACTCTGGAAACTTGTGCTTGCATATACTAGCGTCCTTTATTCTACACAAGAAAGTCGAAGAGAAGCACGTGAACCACGACTACATTCTTTGCCTTCAATTTTGTTCTGAAGGTATCTAATCATAAATTGAGATCCATGATCTACTACTTGCTGATTAACTGAGACAAACTGTAGCTTTTCAAATTTTTGATATGCAAACTGGTGATAATTTGATTGTGGTTAACGTCTGTTCATCTTTATGCTTTTTGTTCAGTGATCATGGTGTGATCTAGGGCCTAATGGTCATCGTTTTGACCAAGTTAGAAATGCTGTTGGCAGCATCATAAGCAAGCTAGAATGCCAAACATTTTTACTCATATCGAGTGAGGAAAATTAGAATATGTTTAAAAGCAACCTGCAGCTTAAGGCATTATTGAGTTGTATGGAAATTGTGTTAACCCCCAAGCCTTGTAAGTATTGAGGAACTCAA encodes the following:
- the LOC133707063 gene encoding uncharacterized protein LOC133707063; this translates as MTTMSTNPNTSSSPKDQTNSRSPKSRRWRQSQVATAVIAIAALLISTAAWLSLVFSGSPPSLTVARLQNKAPAPSFAQYRNDSVAVSEDEEWSDEEELSLDDVVFGIAGSSGLWKQRKEYVRLWWRPDDMRGHVWMDEKVPEEENDESLPPIMVSEDISRFRYTNPTGHPSGLRISRIISECFRLLLPKVRWFVLADDDTIINADNLVAVLSKYDASEMVYVGSPSESHSANTYFSHSMAFGGGGIAISYPLAKALSEIQDECLERYPKLYGSDDRLHACITELGVPLSREPGFHQYDIRGNAHGLLSSHPIAPFVSIHHVEAVDPFYPGLNSLQSLKLFTHAMRLQPSSFLQRSICYDHRYHLTFSVSLGYAVQVFPQIVLPRDLERSEQTYSAWNGITTRNEFDMDTKDVYRSVCKKPILFFLKDIRSQGNATLGSYMRSRAKDDFKRTVLCFPRSRHLRHLRKIQVLVHPLTKKWHLVPRRLCCQLNQKSDEFLRLEVGQCAKGASGSITNFK